The Aminipila terrae nucleotide sequence GTCAGGTCTAGCAACAACAACTTTTCTAGCTTCGAAAGTCATAGTTCTTGAAGTGTTACCAACCTTAGTGATTTCTCCATAAACTTCGATATAATCTCCAGCATAAGTAGGAGCTAAGAATTCTACTTCGTCATATCTTAAGAAAAGACCTTCGTCTCCGTCTAATTTAATTAATAATTCTGTAGCAAGGTCTCCGAAAAGGTGAACCATGTGAGCTCCGTCTACAAGGCTTCCGCCGTAGTGAGCATCCTTATGTGACATTCTTAATCTTAATGTTGATGAAATCTTTTCCATTATAGTATTCTCCTTTTATAAAATAATTAAATTAATAATAAATAGTTTTTTTGTCCAGTAAAAATAGACACAAATATTAATTGCAAATCCCGTGCCAATGAGTTATTATTGAAAATAGAGAAAAACGAACCGATTTTGGTTCAGAGAAAAAGTGGGGAGATAGTGAAATATGTTAAATTATGGGATTCGTCGTGTTTTAGAACCAAAATATGTTTTGCCAACGTCAGCATGGAAGCTGGATAATTCCAGAGAAATCTCTCAGGAAGAAATGAGAATATCTATTAAACGTTTGCATATTGAAACTACAAGCTTTAAACAGATTTGTCTGGAAGCTAATAACCACGATGAGCAAATAAAAGAAAAGATTATGGATATTGTCCTTAAAAGAGGCAAATTTCATAATCCTGTCACAGATACCGGGGGATTGCTTTATGGCATCGTAGATGAAATTGGTGAAGAATATAACAATGAAAAGAACCTTAAGCCCGGGGATGAAATACTTTGTAATACTTCATTGGCAGGTGTTCCCTTGTACATTAACCGGATTATAAGCGTTGATAAAGCTTATAAACAGGTAGAGGTAGAGGGATATGCCATTGTATTTGACAAGATTCCTGTAGTCAGAAAGCCGGAAGGGGTTCCTTTAAACTTACTACTGTTTATCTTTAATGAATCAGGCACTCTGTACAGGGTGAGTAGGGAAATTGAAGGCCGTAAGAGCTTTCTTGTTCTGGGCAATAATATCATGACCAACTTAATGTTTGGGTATGTCATAAGGAAAAAGGCCGGGCCTGATGCTGAAATTATCTGCCTCTTTGATAAAAAGACAGATCTTGTAATAGTAGGAAAATCAATTGATAAGCTGCTTTCTGAGGTGTTTGATGAGGTACACTATG carries:
- the kal gene encoding 3-aminobutyryl-CoA ammonia lyase, which encodes MEKISSTLRLRMSHKDAHYGGSLVDGAHMVHLFGDLATELLIKLDGDEGLFLRYDEVEFLAPTYAGDYIEVYGEITKVGNTSRTMTFEARKVVVARPDISPSAADSLEEPIVVARAKGVCVTPKDSQRK